The genomic DNA aggaggattgtaacTTGTGATAAATTTAATAAAAGGTGAtatacagtgagagagagagaatttttctgCCATGGCGTCGATTACAaactttttacctctctctctctctctctctctctctctctctctctcatcttaataACCACTGTAGTAACAGTagctgatagagagagagagagagagagagagagaggtcagctgTCTTGACCTgaccttcctttgtttcttttgttaAAACTTTTCTCgctttaaagaaagaaaacaaagagagagagagagagagagagagagagagagagagagagagaggagaattatgtatattttttctttttatttctgttatcattattctctctctctctctctctctccccatctctctctctcgtgtaatttGATGTCGTTTttgaggtagaaaaggaggaagatgaggaggaggaggaggaggaggaggaggaggaggaggaggaggaggtaaccgcAGATATTGCTAGGTAGGAATCAATGACccgttaaagtagtagtagtagtagtagtagtagtagtagtaatagtagtagtagtagtagtagtagtagtagtagtagtagtagtagtagtagtagtagtagtagtagtagtagtagtagtagtagtagtggtagtagtagtagtagtagtagtagtaatagtagtggtagtagtagtagtagtagtagtagtagtagtagtagatagggtaggaagaaaggaaggaaggaaaggaagaggaaggagaagggaagggaaaagaagaagaagaagaagaagaagatcattattattattattattattattattattattattattattattattattattattattattattattgttgttgttgttgttttcttttgttttcttttgacaataacaacaacaacaacttgatCGCTGACGTTTACATCTTCATCAATAGAAacaaaagattctctctctctctctctctctctctctctctctctctctctctctctctctctctctctctctctctctctctctccctgactcaCTTACTAGTTGACTGACAGAttcgaaagggagagagagagagagagagagaggtggaaaaatggagagaagggaggaggaggaggaggaggaggagagaaaaggaagagatatagaggtaagggaagggaagagaagggaagggaagggaagggaagggaagggaagggaaaggaaaggaaaggaaatcaagggaagggaagggaagagaaaggaaaggaaaggaaaggaaaggaaaggaaagggaagggaagggaaggaaaggaaaggaaaggaaaggaagggaagggaagggaagagaagagaagggaagggaaggaaaggaaaggaaaggaatggaaaggaatggaaaggaaaggaagggaagggaagggaagggaagagaagagaagggaagggaaggaaagggaaggaaaggaaaggaaaggaatggaaaggaaaggaaaggaagggaagggaagggaagaaaagaagaggaagaggaaggaaagaaagttaaggaaggaaggaagaaggtaagaagggaaagttagggaaggggaagaggaggaggaggaggaggaggagaaggaggaaagagaactgTCCTTAAAAGTATATTagatctcttcttcctcctcctcctcctcctcctcctcttcctcttcctcctcctcctcctcctcctcctcctcctcttcctcttcctcctcctcctcctcctggaagaaagaggaagttgtAATGgactatttttctcttgtttattattattattattattattattattattattattattattattattattattattattattattattattattattattattattattattattattattattattattactattattttttttttcttttcggatcgtaatttcacacacacacacactcacacacacacacacacacacacacacacacacacacacacacacacccacacacacacacacacacacacacacacacacacacacacacacacacacacacacacacacacacacacacacacacacacacacacacacacacacacacacgtttaattAAATATCAGACAAACAAGGTAATTTTcatataactgtgtgtgtgtgtgtgtgtgtgtgtgtgtgtgtgtgtgtgtgtgtgtgtaatattgattaaaaactctctctcttgatgtatctaaaaacacacacacgcacagatacCATATGCtagaacacgcacacacacacacacacacacacacacacacacacacacacacacacacacacacacacataatttttCTCTCATTAATTTTCACTCCTGTCATAATTAAAGTCACTCACCTTTAATTACCAACTCGCAAAggtaaaactaataataataataataataataataataataataataataataataatattgatacgGTTTCCACCACTCAAAAATAaccgaaaatataaagaaataaaaaaatctatataaaacaacaattaaagtaaaataaaacaatatatattaccAGATTTAAACCCGATAAACAGATATTTAAACCCTCATTAATATATCCTTAAACTCCTCTTCAGAAAAAAACCCTCGTACTTATACCCCCCaaaatttccaggggtagttttatgaccctggtggtagtgtgacccttcctctgtaccgtgaacctaaagaaacacacatttgacaaggctttcgtgggagttgtgggcatttccagggatagttttatgaccctggtggtagtgtgacccttcctctgtaccgtgaacctaaagaaacacacatttgacaagactttcgtgggagttgtgggcatttccagggatagttttatgaccctggtggttgtgtgacccttcctctgtaccatgaacctaaagaaacacacatttgacaaggctttcgtgggagttgtgggcatttccaggggtagttttatgaccctgttggtagtgtgacccttcctctgtaccgtgaacctaaagaaacacacatttgacaaggctttcgtggaagttATGGGCATTTTCAGGATAGTTTAtgacccctggtggtagtgtgacccttcctctgtaccatgaacctaaagaaacacacatttgacaaggctttcgtgggagttgtgggcatttccaggggtagttttatgaccctggtggtagtgtgacccttcctctgtaccatgaacctaaagaaacacacatttgacaaggctttcgtgggagttgtgggcatttccaggggtagtttagtgaccctggtggtagtgtgacccttcctctgtaccctgaacctaaagaaacatacatttgacaaggctttcgtgggagttgtgggcatttccaggggtagttttatgaccctggtggtagtgtgacccttcctctgtaccgtgaacctaaagaaacacacatttgacaaggctttcgtgggagttgtgggcatttccagggatagttttatgaccttggtggtagtgtgacccttcctctgtaccatgaacctaaagaaacacccatttgacaaggctttcgtgggagttgtgggcatttccaggggtagttttatgaccctggtggtagtgtgacccttcctctgtaccatgaacctaaagaaacacggaTTGtaaccgattaatctccttttcaccGATATAATTAATCTACAATATAACAGAATTGAACCCCACATGACTTAATGACACCACATAATCATATAATTAAACCTTCTTCAAGCATAAATCCACAGAAATGCATAATATAACCCGATAATTAAACCCAGAAACCCTAATTAAACCTTCATTAAAAACACATCATTATAGCAGACCCTTAAATTCCATCACTAAAACCCTAAATTCACATACTTAAACCTTTTCCTATATACTTAAACCCTTATTAAACCCCCAATTAAACCCAGAAACCCTAATTAAACCTTCATTAAGAACACATCATTATAGCAGACCCTTAAATTCCATCACTAAAACCCCACAAATTCTGTAACCTTCCTATATGTAAACCCTTATTAAACCCCAATTAAATCCAGAAACCCTAATTAAACCTTCATTAAGAACACATCATTATAGCAGACCCTTAAATTCCATCACTAAAACCCTAAATTCACATAGGCAAACCTTTTCCTGTATGCTTAAACCCTTATTAAACCCCAATTAAACCAGAAACCCTAATTAAACCTCTTATAAACCATCATTATGAAAAAAGCATAAATCGACTAAATCAACTAAATCACAACCTTAGTTAAACCCATTCGCAAATACCTATACCCTCATTAAAACCCTAATTAACCCACAAAACCATATTAAACCTCTAATACACATCATTATAGTAAAAAACATAAACCTCTTTGCTAAACCCCCATATCCCCTACTTAAACCCATATCCAAATACCTAAACCCTTATTAAACCCCTTAATTAAACCCAGAAACCCTAATTAAAACCTCCATTTCAACATATTATAATAAAAACCCTTAAACCTCTTTCTTAAACCCCAAAATCCCTTACTTAAACCCATATCCAAATACCTAAACCCTTATTAAACCCCCGTAATTAAACACAGAAACCCTGATTAAAACCTCCATTTCAACATATCATTATAGTAAAAAACATAAACCTCTTTGCTAAACCCCAAAAACCCTTACTTAAACCCATATCCAAATACATAAACCCTTATTAAACCCGTAATTAAATCCAGAAACCCTAATTAAAACCTCCATTTCAACATATTATAATAAAAACCCATAAACCTCTTTGCTAAACCCCCAAATCCCTTACTTAAACCCATATCCAAATACATAAACCCATATTAAACCCGTAATTAAACCCAGAAACCCTAATTAAAACCTCCATTTCAACATATTATAATAAAAACCCTTAAACCTCTTTCTTAAACCCCAAAATCCCTTACTTAAACCCATTTCTAAATACATAAACCCTTATTAAACCCGTAATTAAATCCAGAAACCCTAATTAAACCTCTTATAAACCACAtcattatagaaaaaaaagctaataTTCTTTCACTAAATCCAAAAATCTCTTACATAAACCCATTTCTATTTAATTAAACCCTTTTTAAACCCCTAATTAAACCCAGAACCCCTAATTAAAACCTCCATTTGAACATATCATTATAGTAAAAACCATAAACCTCTTTCTTAAACCCCCAAATCCCTTACTTAAACCCATTTCTAAATACATAAACCCTTATTAAACCCGTAATTAAACCCAAAACCCCTAATTAAACCTCTTATAAACCACATCATTATAGAAAAAAAGCTAATATTCTTTCACTAAATCCAAAAATCTCTTACATAAACCCATTCCTATTTAATTAAACCCTTTTTAAACCCCTAATTAAACCCAGAACCCCTAATTAAAACCTCCATTTGAACATATCATTATAATAAAAACCATAAACCTCTTTGCTAAACCCCCAAATCCCTTACTTACACCCATATATAAATACATCAACCCTTATTAAACCCGTAATTAAACCCAAAAACCCTAATTAAAACCTCCATTTCAACATATTATAATAAAAAACATAAACCTCTTTGCTAAACCCCCAAATCCCCTTACTTAAACCCATATCCAAATACCTAAACCCTTATTAAACCCGTAATTAAACCCAGAAACCCTAATTAAAACCTCCATTTCAACATATCATTATAGTAAAAACCATAAACCTCTTTGCTAAACCCCCAAATCCCTTGTAAACCCATATCACAAATATATAAACCCATTAATGAAGCCGTAATTAACCCAAACCCTAATTAAATATATAAGCcatcattatgaaaaaaaagctaATATTCTTTCCACTAAATCCAAAAAATCTCTTATCCAACCATTCTGTTAATTAAACCCTTTTAACCTAATTAAATAGAAACCCTAAATTTAACCCCATTCCAACATATCAGTATAGTAAACCCTTAACCTCTTTGCCTAAACCCAGATCCTTAGCAACCCATTCCTATTTAATTAAACCCTTTTAGCCCTAATTAAACTCTGAAACCTAATTTAAACCCCATTTCAACATATCAGTATAAATTAAAACCACATTAAAAAAAACCCTTAGCAACGCTTTCCAAACACTAAACCCTTATTCAACCATCTCCAGCCACACATAACAGAGATCAACCCTCTTATTTCCCGCAGCAAAGAATCCTGGGCCTTTCCTCCACCTACCTGTGTCTCCCCAGCAGGCagcgtggaggagagagagaggagagagagagagaagggggggaggggggaggtgagaaCTATTATCAAGAGGGTGAGACAAGCGACACCCACCCTCTGGAACGACCGAAGAGCCTTCACACTGAGGTTGAACGCTTGGATGGCTGGTTTCTCTTCTCCAGGGCGCTGCTTTGGGATTGTCATTGCTGCGCGATTGCATTCTCGGACATACGACATCGGACTCTCGCGTATACTCGAAGATACGACGAACTCTCAGGTCGTATCTCAAAAAACGTCGAATATCCACCATTTTCGTGTTCGTATGTCCAGATTCACGTTATCGTATCTCAGTCATCGTACATCTGCGGACTTGGGTTTCGCGGTGTACGATCGATCACGCTCTGACGCTTTTCTGCGCATGCGTGGAACCTCTGGCAtgagcacacgtatttgacaaggcgttcTGTGTTAGGGTATTTCAGGGAAGtggttgtgaccctggtggtggtatttgacctttcctctgtaccgtgacgctgaaaacacatttgacaaggctttcgtgggagttttgggcatttctggggtagttttgtgaccctggtattgGGTGGCCTTCCCTCTCTGTACCATGACGCTAAAACACATTTATTAAAGGCTTTCGTAAAGTTTGGGCAGTTCAAGGGAGTAGTTTGTGACCCTACTGCTGGTAGTGTGACCGCTCCCTCTGTACCGtagctaaaaacacacatttgacaaggcttcgtgggagttttgggcatttcagggtagtttgtgaccctggtgattaGTGtaaccctttctctgtaccatgaaccctaaaaaaacatatttgacaaggctttcgtagggttttgggcatttcaaggggtagttttggCATTGACCCTGGTGGTGTGTGACCTTCTTGTACCGGCAGTGACCTTGAAATTTtacattgacaaggctttctgagTTGGGTATATCAGGGGTAGTTTTGGCTGACCCtgctgctggtagtttgaccttctctGTGCCGTATTGTAAACACACACGATGACAAGGCTTTCTGGTTGGGAGTATTTCAGGGtggtttgtgaccctggtggtagtgtgacccttcctcctctgtaccatgaacctaaaaacatatttgataaggcttttcgTAGAAGTTTGAGGAGCATTTTCAGAGTGGttatgtgaccctggtggtagtttgatattcctctaaaaatacatatttaacaagAGGCTTTCGtggggttttgggcatttcagggtagtttgtgaccctgcTAGTGatgagtttgacccttcttctgtaccgtgacgcCAGAAACTACACATTTGACCAAGGCTTTCTGAGTTGGGaattatttccaggggtagttttgtgatcctgctggtggtaatgtgacctttcctctgtaccgtgaccctagaaacacatttgacaaggctatctcgtgctgaggcatttccaggggtaagttttatgaccctggtggtgatgtgaaccttcctctgtaccattaacctaaaaaacatatttgacaaaggcTTTTTTCGTAGGGTTGTGCCAggcatttcaggagtagtttaagaccctggttgtagtgtgagcccttcctctgttccttgaacctaagaaacacacatatgacaaaggctttcgtatgagttgtgggcattttcagggggtagttctgaccctggtggtagtgtaaacCCTTCTCTGTGCCGTGACCTTAAAACACTCATTACCTTGACGGCTTCGGTTTGGGCTTTGGAAACAGCCTGGTgtgaggaggaagcgtctgaccaCACCATTCTCAAGTCAGACCACCCGCCAGACCCGTTGCCAGACCCGCGGCCACCGCATGCACCGCCCTCCCAGACCATATATCACCCCAGACGTGATTTCTTTTTGTTCCATATGGTCCGGCTGAACCCTAGAACTGTGACCTTCCGGTTAAAGTGGATTTGCTGTATGGGAGATTTATTAGTTCCTGGTTGAAGACGTTTGACACTCAGAACTTGGTTAAGGGATATGCCATCTTCAATGTGCGCTCCTGACACGAGGGCAGGAATGGCAGCTCCATTGATTCTTACTTACGACAAATCTACAgaaaatttattattatattcCTTGTGTACATACAAATTCAAGACATAAACAAGTACGCCTAATGGAAACTGGTTCGTGTTAGCCAATTTCtacctttatatatttcttacaatGATTTCGGCTTCTAATagtcccactgctcaaaaatatattatcattgttttttaagttcttttttaagctctgaaactgagtctGCTACATAAAAAAACGAATTTCATATAAATTAAACCTTCATgtgccattttcctcattaatttatgcttctaataatttccactgctcaaaaatatattataatgATTTTCGTCCTTTTTAAACTCTGAAACTAATTACCTTCGCAAAAATCTaatcttcatataattttaacattTTCTTCCTGAATATCGATATTCTTTCAGAATACACGaacttttatgcaaatatacatgtTACATGCATGCATCTGActttatacatataaaatatcctGATTTAGAGGTagaatacataagaacataagaacataggatatatatatatatatatatatatatatatatatatatatatatatatatatatatatatatatatatatatatatatatatatatatatatatatatatatatatatatatatatatatatatatatatacatatatatatatatatatatatatatatatatatatatatatatatatatatatatatatatatatatatatatatatatatatatatatatatatatatatatatatatatatatacatatatatatatatatatatatatatatatatatatatatatatatatatacatatatatatatatatatatatatatatatatatatatatatatatatatatatatatatatatatatatacaaaactagtACGCTAAATAAAATGATCTtcataatttaaaccttcataaaACATTTACTGATAATTTGTTATAGCACaattatttccactgctcaaatatattatcattgtttgtgGTCCTTTTTAAGCTCTGGGAAATAATTATATAACTTATAAAAACAGAATTTTATATAATTTCAACCTTCATAGGCCATTTTCCTTGTTAATTTTtgcttctaataattttcaccgccgaaaaatatattatcaataatttttacttctttttaagctctgaaacttagTACGCCACATAAAAACAGGAgttcttttcataatttttacctctgtatataatttttcttattaatttctgcttctaatgatttccactgcttaaaaatatattatctttggtttcttttccttttttagctctgaaactgagtacgctacttAAAAACcgattttcatttaattttagccttcatatgtcattttcctcattaatttctgctttcACTAATTTTTAATTCCGAAAAATatattctcattacttttttgtcctttttttaagTTCTGAAACAGAGTGCGCACCGTAAATCCTGGATGTCATGTTATAATTTCTACCTTCATAtaccattttacttattaatatctGCTttcaataatttccactgctcagtaatatattatcattagtcctttttaagctctgaaactgagtgcgCTACATACAAGCGGATTTCATAATAcagttttaaccttcatatgccattttcctcattaataaacggaattgtacgtagaaatgaaggcggccattatatataaattaataaacggaactgtacgtagaaatgaaaaagagcattatatataaattaataaacggaactgtacacaggaaaataaagagagcggccatcatatataaattaataaacgaaacatacgaaaaagaagaaatgaagaaaccatcatatataaattaataaacggaactttactgagaaatgaaaaagagcgtTGTATATACATTAATAAACGGAATTACGTAGGAAGACCTtagtatatataaattaataaacggaacacCATGGAAACAGAGtgcgaagaaaataaagaaacgtatatataaatatatatagatatatatatatatatatatatatatatatagatatatatatatatctatatatatatatatatatatatatatatatatatatatatatatagatatatatatatatatatatatctatatatatatatatatatatatatatatatatacatatatatatatatatatatatatatctatatatatatatatatatatatatatatatatatatatatgtatatatatatatatatatatatatatatatatatatatatatatatatatatatatatttatatatatatatatatatatgtatatacttacacttatatatatatatagatttgttatatatatatatatatatatatatatatatatatatatatagatatatatatatatatatatatatatttatatatatatatatatatatatatatatatatatatatatatatacatatatatatatatatatcactttaatctCAATTGCACGTAATGTAATCCTGTATAACGAATATTTTTGAGGGTCTTTTTTTCCATGCAGTCtcgtgtttgtttttttacaagaATTATTAATGTCCTGTACACCATAACCGTCGAATATGTTTTTTCTTCCGTCATACTTGTGTTAATTATCAGGCCGTAACTATTTCTAATTAACTCAAGTTCCGACGGAAGACGAAACAGCACAACGGACAGTATTTTGAAGACAAATAAATGTCTATATAATTCTAAAAGGCAACTGAAGCAAAAACAAACAGGAGATCTTCTATGTAAAATGGAGctcaaaataaagaagaataggagagttAGTCGtagagtgaaaaatatatatatatatatatatatatatatatatatatatatatatatatatatatatatatatatatatatatatatatatatatatatatatacatatatatatatatatatatatatatatatatatatatatatatatatatatatatatatatatatatatatatatatatatattcaatataaaacggaactgtacgtagaaatgaagccataatatatataaattaataaacggaactgtacggagaaatgaaggccatatataaaattaataaacggaactgtacggaaatgaaggcggccatcatatataaattaataacaGAACTGTATGGAGAAATGAAAGCCCattatataaaaattaataaacggaactgtacctAGAAATGagggcggccatcatatataaattaataaacggaactgtaatggagaaatgaaggcggccgtatatataaattaataaacggaactgtacgtagaaatgaaaataggccattatatataaattaataaacggaatatttaaggcggccattatatataaattaataaatggaactgtacggagaaataaagaagaccattatatataaattaataaatggaactgtacggagaaatgaaaaagagcattatatataaattagtaaacggaattgtacgtaaaAATGGAGACTtccatcatatataaatttataaacgGAATTGtgcgtagaaatgaaggcggccattatatataaattaataaacggaactgtacgtagaaatgaaggcggccattatatataaattaataaacggaactgtacgtagaaat from Eriocheir sinensis breed Jianghai 21 chromosome 20, ASM2467909v1, whole genome shotgun sequence includes the following:
- the LOC127001404 gene encoding melanoma-associated antigen C1-like, whose amino-acid sequence is MWGSILLYCRLIISVKRRLIGYNPCFFRFMVQRKGHTTTRVIKLPLEMPTTPTKALSNGCFFRFMVQRKGHTTTKVIKLSLEMPTTPTKALSNVCFFRFTVQRKGHTTTRVIKLPLEMPTTPTKALSNVCFFRFRVQRKGHTTTRVTKLPLEMPTTPTKALSNVCFFRFMVQRKGHTTTRVIKLPLEMPTTPTKALSNVCFFRFTVQRKGHTTNRVIKLPLEMPTTPTKALSNVCFFRFTVQRKGHTTTRVIKLSLEMPTTPTKALSNVCFFRFTVQRKGHTTTRVIKLPLEILGGISTRVFF